The Rudaeicoccus suwonensis sequence AGCGACCGCCGATGCCGGCACGCCGCTTTGTGCCGATCGGGTTGGTGGTGCTCGTGATCGGCGGGGTGTCTGCCGGCAAAGTGTTGACCGCCACCGGCCATTTGTCGATCGCGTTGCCGTTGCTGGTGATTGCGGCCGGTGTGCTGCTGGTCTGGTCGCGACTGGATCGTGCCGAGCGCAGACAGTGGATCGGCGCGGAGGCGGAAGGCCGGCAGAGCCTGTTGCGGATCGGTTTCGGAGTGCTGCTCGCGGTGGTGGGGCTGGTGCTGCTGATCACGCAGGGACGCAGCCTGTCGAGCCTGCGCGACACCGCGATCTCGGTCGTGGTCGTGCTCGTCGGCGCGGGATTCGTCGCAGCGCCGTTCATCACCAGGTTGTTCGACTCGCTCCGGCAGGAGCAGACCGAGCGCATCCGCGCGACCGAAAAGGCCGACATCGCAGCGCATCTGCACGATTCGGTGCTGCAGACGCTGGCCTTGATCCAGCGGCGCGCGAGCGACCCGCACGCCGTGCAACTGCTCGCCCGGGCGCAGGAGCGAGAGCTGCGCACCTGGCTCTACACCGACAGCACACCTGCGGCGGCGACCCTCGCCACAGCGGTCGCCGAGGTGACGCACGAGATCGAGGACCTGCACGGCATACCGGTCGATCTGGTGGTCAGTGGTGACCGGCCGATCGACGACGCCGGAATGGCGTTGGTGCGGGCGTTGCGCGAGGCGCTCGCGAATGCGGTGCGGCACGGCGCACCGCCGGTGTCGGTCTATCTGGAGGTCGGGTCGCGAACGGTCGAGGCGTTCGTACGTGATCATGGCGAAGGTTTCGATCTGGACGCCGTTGCCGAGGACCGACTCGGGGTCAGAGAGTCGATCGTCGGACGAATGCGACGGCATGGGGGCGCGGCGCAGGTGCGCCGCCGTGAGGACGGCACAGAGGTCTGCCTACGGTTGGACGATGAGATCGTGACACCGACATCTCCCGATGAGCCGGGCACGGCTAAACACATTGACGAAGACCCGGATGCTCCTGCAAACACGAAGGATTCAGTATGACGGCGCGTGTGGTGCTGGTCGACGACCACCGGATGTTCCGATCGGGTGTGAAGGCAGAACTCGACGACAGCGTCTGCGTGGTGGGCGAGGCTGCTGACGTCGACACGGCGATTGCGGTGATCCGCGCCGAACGACCTGACGTGGTGCTGCTGGATGTGCATCTGCCTGGCGGGAACGGCAACGGTGGTTCGGATGTCGTGACCGGTTGTGCCGGTGTGACCAACCAGGGCGACGCACCGGTGCGTTTCCTGGCGTTGTCGGTCTCGGACGCGGCCGACGACGTGATCTCGGTGATCCGGGCAGGCGCTCGCGGCTATGTCACCAAGACCATCTCTCCGACCGACCTGGTGACCGCGATCCACCGGGTGGCCGAGGGGGACGCCGTCTTCAGCCCGCGGCTCGCCGGCTTTGTTCTTGATGCGTTCGGCGCGACGGCCGGCGAGATCGCCGAGATCGATGAGGAACTCGACCGGCTCTCCGCGCGAGAGCGTGAGGTCATGCGGTTGATCGCGCGCGGGTATCAGTACAAGGAAGTCGCCAAGGAGCTGTTCATCTCGATCAAAACTGTTGAGACACATGTGTCTTCGGTGTTGCGGAAGCTGCAGTTGTCCTCCCGTCACGAGCTGACCTCATGGGCGATGCAGCGCCGGCTCTTGTGAGTCGGTGATGTCGATGCGGATGCTGTTGCCGACGTCGTTCGCGGTCTGTGAGACCTCCGGCGACATCCCGGCTGCTCTGCCGGAGTTCGAGTCCGTGGTGACGACGAGTGCGCAGGCGGCGCGGCGAGCGGAGTTTGCGACGGGGCGATGGTGCGCACGTCGTGCACTTGGCGATCTCGATCCAGCGGCGGCGCATCAGGCCGTGCCGGTCGGGGATGACCGCGCTCCCGTGTGGCCGCCAGACGTCGTTGGTTCGATCACTCACTGCACCGGTCTGCGCAGTGCGGTCGTCGCGCGAAGACGCGACGTCGTGGCGGTGGGTGTCGATGCCGAGCCGGCCCGCCCGTTGCCGTTGGATGCGGTCGAGGTGATCCTGCGGACAAACGAGCGGCAGTATGCCGAAAGTGCTCTCAGCACAGTGGTTTTCACCGTGAAAGAAGCGTTGTTCAAGGCGTGGTGGCCGCTGACACGCACGTGGCTGGACTTCCAGCAGGCTCGCGTGACTCTCGGTGACGGCACCGCGGACGTCGACGTTCTGACGGCACACCCGGACTGGCCGACCGGTCGGGCGCAGGTGCGGTGGTCGATGCACGACGGCCTGATCCGGACCGCAGTGTGGATCCCTGCTGAGCCGTGAGAGGCACCCGAACCGCGCCGGTGTTCGTGCACGGGGGTCGCGCCGGCGGTCGGGCACGGGGGTGACGCCGACGGATCGGCATCTGGATCGCACATGTGCGGCATAGCGCTTGAGATGCCGCGGTCAGTCCTGCGGTTCGGATGCCTCGTAGGCGCGTCGTTGATCGGCGTAGCGCTGCACGTTCTGCTCCATGCGGCGGCGCAGCATCGTGGAGGCCACCAACCCCGCTACGACGGCCACTGCGAGGGCGACATACGAGAACCGGCTCAGGTAGGTCTCGGCAGCGCGGCCGAGGTAATACACGAGGTAGGTCGTGCCGCCGGCCCAGCAGATGGCGCCCGCGAGATTGGCGGCCAGAAATCGCGGGTAGTGCATCTTCAACGATCCCGACAAGGGTCCGGCGAAGATGCGCAGCAGCGCCACGAAGCGACCGAAGAAGACCGCGAAGATGCCGTAGCGCGCGAACACGTGCTCGGCATACGCGATGACATCGTCGTTGACATGTTTGGGGAAGCGCCGCCCGAGGAACTCGAAAAGCTTTTCGCCATAACGGCGTCCGACGGTGTAGCCGATCGTGTCGCCGATGACGGCTCCGAGGACAGCGGCGATCGCGATGCCGTGCGGGCTGATCGACAGCTCGTGCTTGGCGGACATCACAGCCGCAGCGACCAGCACGATCTCGCCGGGCACCGGTATACCGAGGCTCTCGACTCCGACCACGAGCCCGGCCAGCAGATAGACCGCGAACGGTGGGATCGTCGTCAGCCAGTGGTCCACGGGTGGTGCCTCATCCTCGGGTTCGCGCGTCGGCCGACGGAGTCCAACCGCGCCCGACCCCGCCTGGTATGTCTGCCTCCGGATCGTACGGCGTGCGTGTCAGTCGGAAACTCGCCAGGTCCAGGTATGGAGCGCCGTCTGCAGCGCGTCGAACGGCCAGGATCTCGCCGGCGAAGTAGTCGTCCAGGCCACGCCACTCCTCAGGACCGGTTGGCTCGAACCGAGATCCTCGCCCGTCGTGCACCGGCTCGAGGCGCAGGGTGTCGCCCGGACCGACCGTGAGCAGATGGGCGCGCGTGCCCCAGTACCACGTGCCGGTCAGGGGTAGCAGGTCGTGCGCGTGCGAGCCGCTGTCGAGCTCTGAGGAAACCTGCCACGGCTGGGCAACCTTCGGCTCCAGCGCGAGGGATGCCTCCAGTAAGCCGATCGCATCGAGGTCGATCCCGGCTGTGTCGTTGACGAGCAGTATGACGCCGTCACCGGTCGACGGGTCGATCCGGAGGACGGACTGGAAACCCGGCATCGAACCACCGTGGCCGACATACCTGGTGCCACCGCGGTTGACGACGTCGAGGCCGAGTCCGTAGGCGCGCGACCAGGATTCACCTGGCACGTCGCAGATCAGCGACGGTATGTGCATCGCGGTGCGCAGGTCGTCGGGCAGCACAGCCGGATCGCCATACGTGAGGAATCGCGCGAAGACCGACAGGTCGCCGATCGTCGACCACAGCTGGCCGGCGGGTGCCATGGCGCCGGTGTCGGTCGCGGGCTCGTCGTGCAGCAGATCGGCGTGCGGGTGGATCGCGAGCCCGGGCGCTGCGTTCGCCGTCGGGCTGTATGTCGTGGCACGCATTCCGAGCGGCGTCAGGATCCTGTCCTGTATGACGCCCCACCAGCCGCGGCTGCGCCCGGTGCCGAGCACCTCGGTGACAAGGCGGCCGGCCACCGCGAATCCCACGTTGCTGTAATGAAATCGCGCTCCCGGGCGGTGCGCACGGCGGATGCTCGGCAGAAGTTCCTCCCAGGACCGTCCGGCGCTGCGTTCCCACCAGTCGCCGAGGGTTTCGGCATACAGGCCCGAGCCGTGGTTGAGCAGTTCACCCACCCGCGCCGGCGCCAGTGCCGGGCCGAGCTCGGGCAGATGCCGGTCAACCGGGTCGTCGAGGTCGACCAGGCCATCGGCGACCAGTTGCATGACCAGCACTGCGGTGAACGACTTGGAGATCGACCCGATGCGGTACTGCGTTGCGGTTGTTGCCTTTTCGCCGTCCGGATGGCCGTCGATGTGCCCAGCTGCTGCGGACCAGACGAGTTCGCCACCGCGCAACACCCCTGCCGTCGTCGACGCGACCCGGCTCGTGCGCTGAGCCTCGGTCAGATGAGCGGTCAGGTGCGCGGCGGTCGTTTCGGTGAGCTTCACCCTGGGATCATCCCAGGGACATCCGGCGTTCTCGATGAGTCGGTGAACTGTGCGCGCGAAGTTGGCGGCTCAGCAGACGGACGTGAGCGGATGGGCACTCAGGAGATCAACACGCGCATGCCGGGTGATCACGCGATGGGCGCGAAGCGCGGGCGCCGCGGCGGCCGCGGCTTCTTCGGGTCCGGCGTGAGCGTCCCGTCGACGGCGATGTGACTGAAGATGCGTCGCAGGATCGACTGCACGTGCGGGTCGTCGACTTGGTACAGCTGCCGTCGCCCATGGCGTCGAGAGCTGACCACGCCTGCGGCGCGCAGTTTCGACAAGTGTTGGCTCGTCGCCGGAACAGAGGCATCGGTGAGTTCCGCGAGAGTGCTGACGTCATACTCGCCGCCAGCGAGAATCCACACCAGATGCAGTCGACTCGGCACCGACAGAAGGTCGAATGTCGCTGCAGCAGCTTGTAATTGGGCATCAGTGACGGATGCTGGGCGCGGGTTGCGAGCGAGTGGCATGATCAATCCAGTGTGCACAGCGCTATCTCATTTGCGCAAGTGCTTAAACGTCCGCTACGGTGTGTTGCGGCACCGATCAGGTGCTGGTCAGCCGATCCGAAAGGGGGCGTCGCCATGAGTAGCGACGGTCATAGTCCCCGCTTCCGGTTCATCTTCCCCATCGGCTGACCTCCGCACCGACCTCCTCGTCACGCGGCAGGGCAGAACCGTCCCACGCGTGCCTTGAAGGAGGCCCCCGCGATGTCCATGCTCCTGCGCCCGTTCGCGGGCAACTCCACTGCGCCGACCCGCTCGCGCACCACCATGATCGCCGACGTGATCGTGCTCGCCGCGGTGGCCGTCATCTTCTGGTTGCTGATCAAGATCTCGCAGGGTGTGACCGAGCCGATCCACGGCCACCAGATCACCTCGACGATCTCGACTGCTCCCTCCGAACTGCCGTATTACGCACTGCGGTCGTTGTTCCGGATGTTCGTGGCGTTGTTCTTCTCGGTGGTCTTCACCTTCGGTTTCGCCACCCTGGCGGCCCGCAACCGGCGTGCCGAGAAGGTCATGCTGCCGTTGCTGGACATCCTGCAGTCGGTGCCGGTCCTGAGCTTCCTGTCGGTCACGATCACCATCTGGCTGACACTGTTTCCGCACAGCATGCTGGGCGTGGAGTGCGCCGCGATCTTCGCGGTCTTCACCTCCCAGGCCTGGAACATGACCTTCGCGTTCTACCAGTCGCTGGTGACGCAGCCACGCGAACTCGATGAGGCCGCAAGGCTTTTGCGGCTCACCAAGTGGCAGCGCTTCTGGCAGCTGGATGTTCCCAGCGGCATGATCCCGCTCGTCTGGAACGGCATGATGAGCTTCGGCGGCGGCTGGTTCTTCCTCACCGCGTCCGAGGCGATCAGCGTCAACAACAAGACGTATGTCGTGCCCGGCATCGGCAGTTACGTGGGCGTCGCGGCCGAGCGTCAGCAGCTCGGGCGGGTCTTCCTCGCGATCGGTGTGATGATCGTGATGATCATCGGGGTCAACGTCGTGTTCTGGCGTCCGCTGACGGCCTGGGCCGAGCGCTTCCGCATCGAGGACTCCGAGTCGGCGCAGGCGCCGCGCAGTCTGACGCTGGATCTGCTGCGCCGGTCGCGGGTGCCCCAGTTGGCGCTGTCGGCGGTGCGTCCGGTGACGCGGGCGCTGGAGGCGGGCACCCGGGTCTTCGGGCTGGCCGAGCACCCGCTGCAGGTGAAGGCGGGTCGTCGCCGGGCGATCGACGTCGTGTATGCCGTCGTCGTGATCGGGCTGATCTGCTGGGGCCTGACCGA is a genomic window containing:
- a CDS encoding ArsR/SmtB family transcription factor, which gives rise to MPLARNPRPASVTDAQLQAAAATFDLLSVPSRLHLVWILAGGEYDVSTLAELTDASVPATSQHLSKLRAAGVVSSRRHGRRQLYQVDDPHVQSILRRIFSHIAVDGTLTPDPKKPRPPRRPRFAPIA
- a CDS encoding ABC transporter permease, with the translated sequence MSMLLRPFAGNSTAPTRSRTTMIADVIVLAAVAVIFWLLIKISQGVTEPIHGHQITSTISTAPSELPYYALRSLFRMFVALFFSVVFTFGFATLAARNRRAEKVMLPLLDILQSVPVLSFLSVTITIWLTLFPHSMLGVECAAIFAVFTSQAWNMTFAFYQSLVTQPRELDEAARLLRLTKWQRFWQLDVPSGMIPLVWNGMMSFGGGWFFLTASEAISVNNKTYVVPGIGSYVGVAAERQQLGRVFLAIGVMIVMIIGVNVVFWRPLTAWAERFRIEDSESAQAPRSLTLDLLRRSRVPQLALSAVRPVTRALEAGTRVFGLAEHPLQVKAGRRRAIDVVYAVVVIGLICWGLTEMLLYINRTAGLGQFPHTFVLGLVTFARVLVLLVFATVVWVPIGVWIGMNPKVNRLAQPVVQVLASFPANFLFPIFTLVLINTGISINIGGIVLMALGAQWYILFNVIAGASAIPNDLREAATNLRLSRAQRWRSVILPSIFAAWVTGAITAAGGAWNASIVAEVVTYGKTTLTATGLGAYIAQSTQHGNFGRMLVGNMVMCIFVVGLNRSFWRRLYRLAETRYSLS
- a CDS encoding DedA family protein; translated protein: MDHWLTTIPPFAVYLLAGLVVGVESLGIPVPGEIVLVAAAVMSAKHELSISPHGIAIAAVLGAVIGDTIGYTVGRRYGEKLFEFLGRRFPKHVNDDVIAYAEHVFARYGIFAVFFGRFVALLRIFAGPLSGSLKMHYPRFLAANLAGAICWAGGTTYLVYYLGRAAETYLSRFSYVALAVAVVAGLVASTMLRRRMEQNVQRYADQRRAYEASEPQD
- a CDS encoding serine hydrolase domain-containing protein; its protein translation is MKLTETTAAHLTAHLTEAQRTSRVASTTAGVLRGGELVWSAAAGHIDGHPDGEKATTATQYRIGSISKSFTAVLVMQLVADGLVDLDDPVDRHLPELGPALAPARVGELLNHGSGLYAETLGDWWERSAGRSWEELLPSIRRAHRPGARFHYSNVGFAVAGRLVTEVLGTGRSRGWWGVIQDRILTPLGMRATTYSPTANAAPGLAIHPHADLLHDEPATDTGAMAPAGQLWSTIGDLSVFARFLTYGDPAVLPDDLRTAMHIPSLICDVPGESWSRAYGLGLDVVNRGGTRYVGHGGSMPGFQSVLRIDPSTGDGVILLVNDTAGIDLDAIGLLEASLALEPKVAQPWQVSSELDSGSHAHDLLPLTGTWYWGTRAHLLTVGPGDTLRLEPVHDGRGSRFEPTGPEEWRGLDDYFAGEILAVRRAADGAPYLDLASFRLTRTPYDPEADIPGGVGRGWTPSADARTRG
- a CDS encoding 4'-phosphopantetheinyl transferase family protein yields the protein MRMLLPTSFAVCETSGDIPAALPEFESVVTTSAQAARRAEFATGRWCARRALGDLDPAAAHQAVPVGDDRAPVWPPDVVGSITHCTGLRSAVVARRRDVVAVGVDAEPARPLPLDAVEVILRTNERQYAESALSTVVFTVKEALFKAWWPLTRTWLDFQQARVTLGDGTADVDVLTAHPDWPTGRAQVRWSMHDGLIRTAVWIPAEP
- a CDS encoding LuxR C-terminal-related transcriptional regulator yields the protein MTARVVLVDDHRMFRSGVKAELDDSVCVVGEAADVDTAIAVIRAERPDVVLLDVHLPGGNGNGGSDVVTGCAGVTNQGDAPVRFLALSVSDAADDVISVIRAGARGYVTKTISPTDLVTAIHRVAEGDAVFSPRLAGFVLDAFGATAGEIAEIDEELDRLSAREREVMRLIARGYQYKEVAKELFISIKTVETHVSSVLRKLQLSSRHELTSWAMQRRLL
- a CDS encoding ATP-binding protein, with translation MGQTDIVNQPYDAAQSPRSPSPSSVQSRAPHTTPGTQSAQRLRPPLVRPAEGRVVAGVCAGVSAHLGIPLGALRVLSAVSALLGFGLPVYAFLWLTMPKAADGCTDPAQRPPMPARRFVPIGLVVLVIGGVSAGKVLTATGHLSIALPLLVIAAGVLLVWSRLDRAERRQWIGAEAEGRQSLLRIGFGVLLAVVGLVLLITQGRSLSSLRDTAISVVVVLVGAGFVAAPFITRLFDSLRQEQTERIRATEKADIAAHLHDSVLQTLALIQRRASDPHAVQLLARAQERELRTWLYTDSTPAAATLATAVAEVTHEIEDLHGIPVDLVVSGDRPIDDAGMALVRALREALANAVRHGAPPVSVYLEVGSRTVEAFVRDHGEGFDLDAVAEDRLGVRESIVGRMRRHGGAAQVRRREDGTEVCLRLDDEIVTPTSPDEPGTAKHIDEDPDAPANTKDSV